A single window of Microbispora hainanensis DNA harbors:
- a CDS encoding WXG100 family type VII secretion target yields the protein MDFDITKVNFSGLDTGETEFQNAFNRLVTELENLENKLNTKTAIWQGSAKDAYDQTRRIWQQEAKGLADIVSLLAKNINITNMNMKDVERINAAMFDGK from the coding sequence GTGGACTTCGACATCACAAAGGTCAACTTCAGCGGTCTCGACACGGGCGAGACCGAGTTCCAGAACGCCTTCAACAGGCTGGTCACGGAGCTGGAGAACCTGGAGAACAAGCTCAACACCAAGACCGCGATCTGGCAGGGCAGCGCCAAGGACGCCTACGACCAGACCCGGCGGATCTGGCAGCAGGAGGCCAAGGGCCTGGCGGACATCGTGTCCCTGCTGGCCAAGAACATCAACATCACGAACATGAACATGAAGGACGTCGAGCGCATCAACGCCGCCATGTTCGACGGCAAGTAG
- a CDS encoding WXG100 family type VII secretion target — MSHSGASQAQVSRHDLEEAITWIGDAAENIRGIQRYLDSAGENLKVHWQGESHHAFNKVHLLWHERMDVILGSLQTLAESIRANNKNYAEFNTQVTAEINKIEALINQAPPASYSR, encoded by the coding sequence ATGTCGCACTCTGGCGCAAGCCAGGCCCAAGTAAGCCGGCACGACCTGGAGGAGGCGATCACCTGGATCGGCGACGCGGCCGAGAACATCCGCGGCATCCAGCGTTACCTGGACAGCGCCGGTGAGAACCTCAAGGTGCACTGGCAGGGTGAGTCGCACCACGCGTTCAACAAGGTGCACCTGCTGTGGCACGAGCGCATGGACGTCATCCTGGGCAGCCTGCAGACCCTCGCGGAGAGCATCCGGGCGAACAACAAGAACTACGCCGAGTTCAACACGCAGGTGACCGCCGAGATCAACAAGATCGAGGCGCTCATCAACCAGGCCCCGCCCGCCTCGTACAGCCGCTGA
- a CDS encoding WXG100 family type VII secretion target: MVSIGNVEIWNAQNNFITGAGLAGTASLLEPAARPLAAVLLAMVADPDAMARGAREWRNEGGDDANASPDIGQLRTDLRGQITALESNGHLKGQMLATMKQKFAELDTQLDSLDRGMKGVGDSLDSAAQIYTAASYISLSLGGAAMTLAYAGAAAKGNPMTLAVVEPMVVAVIASLSRIAERVFAILGRVSFKVAAIFMGVSYLTAGVQQKFPGMQAITMEAPDFAKAKVAFDPSTGGLAEPLPDPDDMPKTPSFMPPFSL; this comes from the coding sequence ATGGTGAGCATCGGCAACGTCGAGATCTGGAACGCGCAGAACAACTTCATCACCGGCGCCGGGCTGGCCGGCACGGCCTCCCTCCTGGAGCCGGCCGCCCGGCCGCTGGCGGCGGTGCTGCTCGCGATGGTCGCCGACCCCGACGCGATGGCGCGGGGCGCGCGCGAGTGGCGCAACGAGGGAGGCGACGACGCCAACGCGTCACCCGACATCGGGCAGCTGCGCACTGATCTCCGCGGGCAGATCACCGCGCTCGAGTCGAACGGGCATCTGAAGGGGCAGATGCTGGCCACGATGAAGCAGAAGTTCGCCGAGCTGGACACGCAGCTCGACTCGCTGGACAGGGGAATGAAAGGCGTCGGCGACAGCCTCGACTCCGCGGCCCAGATCTACACCGCGGCCAGTTACATCTCGCTGTCGCTCGGCGGGGCGGCGATGACGCTGGCGTACGCCGGCGCCGCCGCCAAGGGCAACCCGATGACGCTGGCCGTAGTCGAGCCCATGGTGGTAGCGGTGATCGCCTCCCTGTCGAGGATCGCGGAGCGGGTGTTCGCGATCCTGGGGAGGGTGAGCTTCAAGGTCGCCGCGATCTTCATGGGAGTCTCCTATCTCACCGCCGGCGTCCAGCAGAAGTTCCCCGGCATGCAGGCCATCACCATGGAGGCGCCCGACTTCGCCAAGGCCAAGGTGGCCTTCGACCCGTCCACCGGAGGCCTCGCCGAGCCCCTCCCCGACCCCGACGACATGCCGAAGACGCCGTCCTTCATGCCTCCGTTCAGCCTCTGA
- a CDS encoding SseB family protein: protein MEWAASAFERRLGAAYDAGDLAVCLSMLRDTELALPAPPEGDAAWPTITAPDRVWLPAYTSVEAMRAATGLSRVRITSLVELAAGWPDPRWGLAVNPGLPVRFLLEPGTVARLAVPTLAQDRRAEPEPALPVVQKPLTPHDLRSYLGEGESRVSGYCHHALDVAHLATPAVLADAIGRGDDDGLLSREGSLFLLRWRTVGLNLYRTPYGGTDEAGMAAVAGWVIEEPPFAGMGLAPNADSLVREYKVDAVRLPHASEIVELTLAGTEVVRAVYDGDLGRWLPPGPEQPPEQALAPAPAPASASASSYRARRRGAEFTANPDAGHDGLLIRLLSDGPADGFEERAPGRFVRPVPAEECEAVFHVTRVCEWRGAPCLVRDERPGELLLEYTGGRLPVARALGMERIERGVHRRWVGHAEVSGLREHAEPLDLGSDEGSGR from the coding sequence ATGGAGTGGGCGGCCAGCGCGTTCGAGCGGCGGCTCGGGGCGGCGTACGACGCGGGGGACCTGGCGGTCTGCCTGAGCATGCTCAGGGACACCGAGCTGGCGCTGCCCGCGCCCCCGGAGGGAGACGCCGCCTGGCCGACGATCACCGCGCCCGACCGGGTGTGGCTGCCCGCGTACACCTCGGTCGAGGCGATGCGGGCGGCCACCGGGTTGTCGCGGGTCAGGATCACCTCGCTGGTCGAGCTGGCCGCGGGCTGGCCCGACCCGCGGTGGGGCCTGGCCGTCAACCCTGGCCTGCCGGTGCGCTTCCTGCTCGAACCGGGCACCGTGGCCAGGCTCGCGGTCCCCACCCTCGCGCAGGACCGCAGGGCGGAGCCCGAGCCCGCGCTGCCGGTCGTGCAGAAGCCGCTCACGCCCCACGACCTGCGGTCATATCTCGGCGAGGGGGAGTCGCGCGTCTCGGGCTACTGCCACCACGCGCTCGACGTCGCACACCTGGCGACGCCGGCCGTGCTCGCCGACGCCATCGGCCGGGGCGACGACGACGGTCTGCTCAGCCGCGAGGGCTCGCTGTTCCTGCTGCGGTGGCGCACGGTGGGGCTGAACCTCTACCGCACGCCGTACGGCGGGACCGACGAGGCGGGCATGGCGGCGGTCGCCGGGTGGGTCATCGAGGAGCCGCCGTTCGCCGGAATGGGCCTCGCGCCCAACGCGGACTCCCTTGTCCGTGAATACAAGGTGGACGCCGTACGGCTGCCGCACGCCTCTGAGATAGTCGAGCTGACCCTGGCCGGCACCGAGGTCGTACGCGCGGTCTACGACGGCGACCTCGGCCGCTGGCTGCCGCCCGGCCCGGAACAGCCCCCGGAACAGGCCCTCGCACCGGCACCGGCACCGGCGTCGGCGTCGGCGAGCTCCTATCGGGCGCGCCGGCGCGGAGCCGAGTTCACGGCGAATCCGGACGCGGGACACGACGGGCTGCTGATCCGGCTGCTGAGCGACGGGCCTGCCGACGGGTTCGAGGAGCGGGCCCCGGGCCGCTTCGTCCGGCCGGTGCCCGCCGAGGAGTGCGAGGCGGTCTTCCACGTCACGCGGGTGTGCGAGTGGCGCGGCGCCCCCTGCCTCGTACGCGACGAACGCCCGGGCGAGCTGCTGCTCGAATACACCGGCGGGCGGCTGCCGGTCGCGCGGGCGCTCGGCATGGAGCGGATCGAGCGGGGCGTCCACCGGCGGTGGGTGGGCCACGCCGAGGTCAGCGGCCTACGCGAGCACGCCGAGCCTCTCGACCTGGGCTCGGACGAAGGGAGCGGACGTTGA
- a CDS encoding cupin domain-containing protein → MSVSLDPVNIADKLSRIDELWTQKTIAGLNDYEIKLAKLKGEFVWHTHPETDELFVVVSGRLTIRLREEDREGDVVLGPGELYVVPRGVEHCPVAEEETAVMLVEPVGTLNTGDAGGPMTRAAEPL, encoded by the coding sequence ATGTCCGTTTCCCTCGACCCCGTCAACATCGCCGACAAGCTCTCCCGGATCGACGAGTTGTGGACGCAGAAAACGATCGCCGGGCTCAACGACTACGAGATCAAGCTCGCCAAGCTGAAGGGAGAGTTCGTCTGGCACACCCACCCGGAGACCGACGAGCTGTTCGTGGTCGTCAGCGGCAGGCTCACCATCCGGCTGCGCGAGGAGGATCGCGAGGGGGACGTCGTCCTCGGGCCCGGCGAGCTCTACGTGGTGCCCCGCGGCGTCGAGCACTGCCCCGTGGCCGAGGAGGAGACGGCCGTGATGCTGGTGGAGCCGGTCGGCACGCTCAACACCGGTGACGCGGGCGGCCCGATGACCAGGGCCGCCGAACCCCTGTAG
- a CDS encoding helix-turn-helix transcriptional regulator codes for MTAHHRPPTVSAWRPPVPGIAEVFHAHFTDHAYPAHTHDTWDLMILDDGAVDFGLDRRRHAAADLSAVLLLPPGVRHDGRTVTAAGFRKRVLYLDTTVLPERLIGKAADAPILADPLLRDRIHRLHAALGHPGEVVEGESRLFFVAERLRFHLEAFRHREPGREAHRLAVELRELLDARVRVGLSLREAAAVLHSHPTHLIRCFTRTYGLPPHTYLTGKRIDLARRLLLSGQRPADVATSVGFHDQAHLNRHFTRHVGITPARYASGGHVSRRDARQASRGNRH; via the coding sequence GTGACGGCTCACCATCGTCCGCCGACGGTCAGTGCCTGGCGGCCGCCGGTGCCCGGCATCGCCGAGGTCTTCCACGCGCACTTCACCGACCATGCCTATCCGGCCCACACTCACGACACGTGGGACCTGATGATCCTCGACGACGGCGCGGTCGACTTCGGACTGGACCGTCGCCGGCACGCCGCCGCCGACCTGTCCGCCGTACTGCTCCTGCCTCCCGGTGTCCGGCATGACGGCAGGACCGTCACCGCCGCGGGCTTCCGCAAGCGCGTGCTCTACCTGGACACCACCGTGCTGCCGGAACGTCTCATCGGCAAGGCGGCGGACGCCCCGATCCTGGCCGACCCACTCCTGCGTGACCGGATCCACCGCCTGCATGCCGCTCTCGGGCATCCGGGAGAGGTGGTCGAGGGCGAATCACGCCTGTTCTTCGTCGCGGAGAGGCTGCGCTTCCACCTTGAGGCGTTCCGGCATCGGGAGCCCGGCCGGGAGGCGCACCGGCTGGCCGTCGAGCTGCGTGAACTGCTGGACGCCCGGGTCCGGGTGGGGCTGTCGCTGCGGGAGGCGGCCGCCGTCCTCCACTCTCATCCGACACACCTGATCCGCTGCTTCACGCGGACGTACGGCCTGCCGCCGCACACCTATCTCACGGGCAAGCGCATAGACCTGGCCCGCAGGCTCCTGCTGAGCGGTCAGCGGCCGGCCGATGTGGCGACGAGCGTGGGATTCCATGACCAGGCGCACCTGAACCGGCACTTCACCCGGCATGTCGGCATCACACCCGCGCGCTATGCGTCCGGTGGGCACGTGTCGCGTAGGGATGCCCGTCAGGCGTCCCGAGGGAATCGACACTAA
- a CDS encoding YbaB/EbfC family nucleoid-associated protein — protein sequence MAGGQTPDAAGMRAYAEELRATFMRLQEEAPVLHEKARAVQVTEKSRDGLVAATVGANGDLIRLDLDPRIYRRQDARGLADAITRTIHAAVAKAQDRVVEIFAPLVPPEQMRAHIEGDLDAVLEQMSRQMPKRTPESP from the coding sequence ATGGCCGGGGGACAGACGCCGGATGCCGCCGGAATGCGGGCGTACGCCGAGGAACTGCGGGCCACGTTCATGCGCCTGCAGGAGGAGGCGCCCGTGCTGCACGAGAAGGCGCGCGCCGTACAGGTGACGGAGAAGTCGCGTGACGGGCTCGTGGCGGCCACGGTCGGGGCGAACGGCGACCTGATCAGGCTCGACCTCGACCCACGCATCTATCGGCGGCAGGACGCGCGCGGCCTGGCCGACGCCATCACGCGGACCATCCACGCCGCCGTGGCCAAGGCCCAGGACCGGGTCGTCGAGATCTTCGCGCCACTCGTTCCCCCTGAGCAGATGAGGGCGCACATCGAGGGTGACCTCGATGCGGTGCTCGAACAGATGTCGAGGCAGATGCCGAAGCGGACACCGGAGAGCCCATGA
- the eccB gene encoding type VII secretion protein EccB: MTVQTRKDLYQAYRLMQQRLGQALLQGEPDVAESPMRRHNIATFCGILLSVLLLAGFGIWGVIKPGGATRLTEPGQLLVEQDTGATYVYSQQERVLLPTANYVSARLLLDTADVTVRDVSAASLAELPRGPLVGIPGAPDSLPPKDKLVHGPWSVCVVDGPDASGTPRPYVTLVGGMDVGGRPLGGGAMVVDDGRQKWVVWADRRMRASTSAVNALNAQPRKVPASWLNALPEGPAFSGPKVPNLGRKVRGPDGKVTAAVGQVFTVPGIGGAPARWYVLLSDGLAPISLAQATLLLSDPATKATYGRRPLQPIPIDAATAGAALSKQPSVMGGGMPETMPTVVSPASTTPLCAVFAGTAGGSTRATLTVGASITIPTPRAPGTQDTFDQVLLPPGSAAVAGLLPGEGQLGSITNYFLVTDQGRRFAIASPDLLPKLGYDAADTTPVPAQLLHLIPEGPALDPAAARAPVPLGK; the protein is encoded by the coding sequence GTGACCGTGCAGACCCGGAAGGACCTCTACCAGGCGTACCGGCTGATGCAGCAGCGTCTGGGCCAGGCCTTGCTGCAGGGCGAGCCGGACGTCGCGGAGTCGCCGATGCGGCGGCACAACATCGCGACGTTCTGCGGGATCCTGCTGTCGGTGCTCCTGCTCGCCGGCTTCGGCATCTGGGGTGTGATCAAGCCGGGCGGCGCGACCAGGCTCACCGAGCCCGGCCAGCTCCTCGTCGAGCAGGACACCGGCGCGACCTACGTCTACAGCCAGCAGGAGCGCGTGCTGCTGCCCACGGCGAACTACGTCTCCGCCCGGCTGCTGCTCGACACCGCCGACGTGACGGTGCGCGACGTCTCCGCCGCCTCGCTGGCCGAGCTGCCGCGCGGGCCGCTCGTGGGCATCCCCGGCGCGCCCGACTCGCTGCCGCCCAAGGACAAACTGGTCCACGGGCCGTGGTCGGTGTGCGTCGTGGACGGCCCGGACGCCTCGGGGACGCCCAGGCCGTACGTCACGCTGGTGGGCGGGATGGACGTCGGCGGCAGGCCCCTCGGCGGCGGCGCCATGGTCGTGGACGACGGCAGGCAGAAGTGGGTCGTCTGGGCCGACCGGCGGATGCGGGCGAGCACCAGCGCGGTCAACGCCCTCAACGCCCAGCCCAGGAAGGTGCCCGCGAGCTGGCTCAACGCCCTGCCCGAAGGCCCCGCGTTCAGCGGGCCGAAGGTGCCGAATCTGGGCAGGAAGGTCCGGGGGCCCGACGGCAAGGTGACGGCGGCGGTCGGGCAGGTCTTCACGGTGCCCGGCATCGGGGGCGCCCCCGCCCGCTGGTATGTCCTGCTGTCCGACGGCCTCGCGCCGATCTCCCTCGCCCAGGCCACGCTCCTGCTGTCGGACCCGGCCACCAAGGCGACGTACGGCAGGCGCCCGCTGCAGCCGATCCCGATCGACGCGGCCACGGCCGGGGCCGCGTTGTCGAAGCAGCCGAGCGTCATGGGCGGCGGGATGCCCGAGACGATGCCCACGGTCGTCTCCCCCGCCTCCACCACGCCACTGTGCGCGGTCTTCGCCGGCACCGCCGGCGGCTCGACCCGGGCGACCCTGACCGTCGGCGCCTCGATCACGATCCCCACGCCCCGCGCTCCGGGCACCCAGGACACCTTCGACCAGGTGCTGCTCCCGCCGGGATCGGCGGCGGTCGCGGGGCTGCTGCCGGGCGAGGGACAGCTCGGGTCGATCACGAACTACTTCCTGGTGACCGACCAGGGCCGCAGGTTCGCCATCGCCTCGCCCGACCTGCTGCCGAAGCTCGGCTACGACGCCGCCGACACCACACCGGTGCCCGCGCAACTGCTGCACCTCATCCCGGAGGGCCCGGCGCTCGACCCGGCCGCCGCCCGCGCGCCGGTGCCCCTCGGCAAGTAG
- a CDS encoding WXG100 family type VII secretion target, which translates to MSNSLLGGDPAEMQSMAAQFSQQADQVRTTMANLDREAAKVGTAWTGPGAQRFHDAWQSYRAAFQRMAEELNEASRVITTYRGNIESATR; encoded by the coding sequence ATGAGTAACAGCTTGCTCGGCGGCGACCCCGCGGAGATGCAGAGCATGGCCGCGCAGTTCAGCCAGCAGGCGGACCAGGTTCGCACCACGATGGCCAACCTCGACCGCGAGGCGGCCAAGGTCGGCACCGCCTGGACCGGCCCCGGCGCGCAGCGCTTCCACGACGCCTGGCAGAGCTACCGGGCGGCGTTCCAGCGCATGGCGGAAGAGCTCAACGAAGCCTCCCGGGTCATCACGACCTACCGCGGCAACATCGAGTCCGCGACTCGCTGA